In Glycine soja cultivar W05 chromosome 10, ASM419377v2, whole genome shotgun sequence, the genomic stretch gagaaaaaaaagaacaaatgacAAATTAACACGTGGTTGGGTCAAAGGAACTGTGCCAACTGGAATGTAAGTAAGAAATCCAGCGAGTGAAGTTGAGAGTTGAAACAAAGTAGATCAGGATGGCACCGTCATTCAAATGAatctcactctttttttttttttcgtttttgccCTTTTTTGTTTGGTTGGACCAATTAATCTGAAATCTGAATCTCAATTCTCAACACATCGAAAATTCCACTAaagtttcttaatttattatgtactgtgtcaacaattaatttataatgtcGGCTAAAGGTCAACCTTAACGTTTAACGGAAACCTGCATGATTTGGGGCTAGAAAATGGAGAGAGAAACCAACGAACACAACCTAAAGAGAAAGTCAAAGGGGTAAATCATAAATGCCACAATAATTTCCaagtcttaaaaaaaatccctGCATTCATGAACTATTAATTTCTTTCATCTCCCCCctcctttttctatttttaatttgaatttaaatttgataaatgtATAAGGATTTTACACGCagtgttattattttaaaatagctggaatttttttttcccttaaagTTTAAAGTTTACAAGTTAAATTTGTGACAAAGAAGCTTACAAAGGCGTTGAACTAGTAATTAGGACAAAATAAAAAGTAGCCGTTAGAACCGCTCCTAGAGTAAGGCAATATTGAAAaccttctattttatttaactttcttcctattaaaaaaatgtattattattcCTTTCACTCTCTCCGGTCCATTGATTAATGGAgtattattctttctttctttcaaactATTGAGTAATGTGTTAGTTAAACAACATGCACCTTATTATTGTTTatgatggaaagaaaaaaatgttaacaaaattGATATGATCCATTACGATAACTTGATAATAACTTtgcatcttaattattttggaaataaattctgaataaaattgtcataattttaaaatatttttatttcaatccaGAATAAACGGAGTATTAAGATGTGGTATACGTTCCTAAAATGACATTTATAGCGCATTTAAAGCTTAATAAATAGAGGTATTCATGAAATGAGTTAAAATAGAATTgacttgattaaaatttatttggcctaaaaatttgagaaaatttatttgattttaaatgcAATTTGACCGAAACTCAATAATGTATGAAAATATGAAGATATAATTAAGTCAACCTAATttattaacataatatttattactattaaatataactatatcttatagaattaatatatataactaaaattaagatatattttgctattatatatttcaaagtaaataatatcaataaaaatatgatagctaaaaaaatctttttattaatatatacttaatatatatatatatatatatatataagttttaataaatgaaacattaaatatttagtcAAATAGACTGAAAATACAACTCAAATTGGCCTCTAAAACAGATCAAATTCTTTTAAATGAATTTGCAATACCAATATTGTAGTGTGATATTGTTAACAAATAATTTGTACCTTAAATATGTATCTTAGGGCATTTATAATGAGAGTTTCTTaagtaaagaaaatatttttcattgtttCTTTCCTATTTCAGCAAATCTACTTGACAAAAGgagaatttcttaaaaataaaatttatatttttttgcaagaaattattttttagaagaaaaaaaataatatttatttgacacataataatatcatgattaaataaaaataaaaaaatataagtttcttagaattagagcaaaattatatatgaatgtcTTATAATAACATAATACTGTGCATCACAAAAATTATCAGAGatcaaaaaaataacttaaaaaactcATATTGGAGATGTTGTTAATAATTCAAATAGttagtccttaattttttttgtctaaaaaatAGTTGGAgttcacaaaaaagaaaaaaaaagatagaagtCCCAAGTCCCAAAAGAGAACGGTTGTTAAAGTTAAACCCTACATGCAACTTGTgtcagaaattaaaattagttttgagTTGATCAAGTTGATGTTGGTGAATGGTCACCACGTAATTAAAAGTTGAGCCCTTCCCATTAGTCCCATCCCTTGCAGGAGTTAATTAGAAAAGTCGCTGTTGTTCGTCAGAAGAAGGAGCTTCATTTTTCCGTGTTTTGACTTTCCCCCCAATTTGAACACGCAAACACTATATATTACAACCACCCACCCAACACCCTCTCTCGTCTTCCTCACAACAAAACCAAATCAAATCTCTCACAAGTCAAAACTCAAgctccatatttcttttttctctttacacCTCTGAATTCATTTCTTCTCACATGGACGAGATCGACGTGCCTCCTTTCTTCGTATGCCCTATCTCATTAGAGCTCATGAAGGACCCCGTTACGGTCTCCACCGGCATCACCTACGACCGCCACAGCATCGAGAAGTGGCTCTTCGCCGCCGTGCCGAAGAACAACACGTGTCCCGTCACGAAGCAGCCCCTCCTCCCGGACCTCACTCCCAACCACACGCTCCGCAGGCTCATCCAAGCCTGGTGCACCGTCAACGCTTCTCACGGCGTCCAGAGAATCCCCACGCCAAAACCTCCCGTCGACAAAACCCTCATCGAGAAGCTCCTCCGCGACGCCTCGGCTTCCGATTCCCCGAGCCTCCAGCTCCGGTCCCTCCGAACCCTCAAGTCCATCGCCTCGGAATCCCAATCAAACAAACGCTGCATCGAATCCGCCAAAGACGCAGTTAGTTTCTTAGCATCATTTATAACCACCACTGTCACCGTCACCACTACCACCGTACTCCTCGATGACGTCGAGTTGGAAATAAAAACAAGTATAGCCCACGAAGCATTGAGCCTTTTACACAGCATTCAGCTGTCAGAATCCGGTTTAAAGGCTCTGATGAACCATCCAGAGTTTATAAACTCTCTAACCAAAATCATGCAGAGTGGAATCTACGAGTCACGCGCCTACGCGGTTTTCTTGCTGAATTCCTTATCCGAAGTGGCGGATCCGGCGCTGTTGGTTAACCtaaaaattgatttgttcaCTGAACTGGTTCAAGTTCTTAAGGATCAGGTTTCGGAGAAGGCCTCGAAGGCGACGCTGAGAGCATTGATCCAGGTGTGTCCGTGGGGGAGGAATAGGGTGAAGGCGGTGGAGGCCGGAGCAGTGCCGGTTCTGGTGGAGCTTCTTCTCGAATGCAAGGAGAGAAAACCAATTGAAATGATGCTTGTTTTGTTGGAGATTTTATGTCAGAGTGCTGATGGAAGGGCTGGTTTGTTGGCCCACGCGGCGGGGGTGGCGATAGTGGCGAAGAAGATTCTGAGGGTGTCCACGATGGCCAACGATAGGGCGGCGAAGATTCTGCTTTCGGTGTGCAGATTCTCTGCCACCCACGGCGTGGTGCAGGAGATGCTGCAGCTTGGGGTGGTGGCGAAGATGTGTTTGGTGCTGCAAGTGGATAGTGGGAACAAAGCGAAAGAGAAGGCTAGGGAGATTCTGAAATTGCATGCTAGGGCTTGGAGGAACTCGCCTTGCATACCTCACAATTTGCTTGCTTCGTTTCCAATGAGTTcctgaaagaaaagaaaaacgacTTTCTTTTGTTCGAGACACGTTTCGATACTAAGTGTAATTGTTACTTTGGCTGAAAATTTCAGATCTTGATTCGCGGACGTTGTGGGAAACTACTTCCTTATGCGAGGCCTAGTTTGCGGTGAAAGGAAACCCAAATTAAATCACAGTTTTGAGTTTTCAATTTCCTAGCTAGCTAGCTTCTTTGCTCgattcttgtttcttgtttcttgttttggatTTTGGTGTACAGAATTGTTTGGGATCGGAGCAGAGGATAGGTGTGGGCTTCAAATGTTGCCCGAAACAAATTCGAAATTTACTGTGAATTGCATGTAGTTAATGGAATACTGACACAAACTCATTTCATCATATAtactgagttttttttttggtgtactTCATTGTATTGATTTTGTGTTTTTCCCTCCGTTCCTAATCCTTGGTTCTTTTTAACTTTGTATTGTTGTTTTAAGACCTTGATTGTTTTAGAATTCCAACAAGTAAATATGTGTTTTTTGCTCAATTATATCTTTACAATTTATGgaataattaagattattttttagtgGAGTGttgataattttgatttttacaaAGTAATATAGTGgagtattaatatattatttttaattcataaaaatataatattatgagTGAAAAATACTGAACAACCTAAAATTAGAAACAGAGGGACTACTTGATTCATGTGATTCCGGGCCACTTCCCAATGCGATTGAACGTGAATCTATTACAGAGCTTCAACGTGAttcaacaggaaaaaaaattactccatTTCTCTATATTTATGTTCTCTTTTTCCGCCTTTAGAACCAATTTCTTTTGGAACTGATGTGGTAAGGATTTGAATATGAAAAGTGTTTCTTAAAGAAGAAAATgcctattatattaaaaatagtaaaattttcttttatttttaaaatattttttatatttttaataccaAATATACCAACTTATgttaacaaaatttgaaaataaactaACACCTTATATTACGGCAATTTTAGATCTCAATTAGTGATGTGTTCAGTTGGTAATAGTAAAAAATGTTCGATTTGATAAGTCTTGATGAACGCATTTTCAATTAACATATTATTGATGTCACTTAACCCATTATTAGTTGGGTTTGAAATCTTTATTATCCGAAagttattttaagttttgattGATCCGAAGTAAATTCATTTATGGGAACAGAAGTTCTCCCAATGACTTTTTTATTTCATCCTAGCTAGAGGATCTAACTTAGATCGGTacttttacataaataaataaataaaaacttatatctTAAGATAAATGTTAACtagtttgtaataaaaaaaagataaatgttaGTTAATGTCTTAAGAATATTGattaaagaagtaaaaaaataaaatattttattgggaGGTGAAAAAATGCTTTCCTCTTTGATATTTAaatgagtaatttttaatataactttttctgTTTAAATGCGCTCTAACCAGTACCCTTGGTTAGCCAAGATTCCTTacttaaacataattaaattctttcccattttctttttgtggaaaaATTCTTTACCAGTTAACTAAATAAGTACTTATTAATAACATTgattattaatcatattttcaactatgatttttctttttaaaatttgagctatataagattttttttttcaaaagcaatttcctggttaattaaaagtttcaaattcaagagagaaaaaaaaagagtaacatCATATCAGTAATTACAAGAAACTGAAATTTTGTTCCAAGAACAATATAGGAGACCTCTTGATAGTATTAGAAAAATTCTATAGAGCCAAAAAATTAATTCGAATG encodes the following:
- the LOC114370112 gene encoding E3 ubiquitin-protein ligase PUB23-like, giving the protein MDEIDVPPFFVCPISLELMKDPVTVSTGITYDRHSIEKWLFAAVPKNNTCPVTKQPLLPDLTPNHTLRRLIQAWCTVNASHGVQRIPTPKPPVDKTLIEKLLRDASASDSPSLQLRSLRTLKSIASESQSNKRCIESAKDAVSFLASFITTTVTVTTTTVLLDDVELEIKTSIAHEALSLLHSIQLSESGLKALMNHPEFINSLTKIMQSGIYESRAYAVFLLNSLSEVADPALLVNLKIDLFTELVQVLKDQVSEKASKATLRALIQVCPWGRNRVKAVEAGAVPVLVELLLECKERKPIEMMLVLLEILCQSADGRAGLLAHAAGVAIVAKKILRVSTMANDRAAKILLSVCRFSATHGVVQEMLQLGVVAKMCLVLQVDSGNKAKEKAREILKLHARAWRNSPCIPHNLLASFPMSS